In Pseudomonas sp. Leaf58, one DNA window encodes the following:
- a CDS encoding carboxymuconolactone decarboxylase family protein: MHNRIEWAKHAPEAYKAMVGLEQALAKSGLENSLLELVRLRASQINGCAYCVNLHSNDARKAGETEARLQTLCVWQETAYFTPRERAALAWVESLTRLPERGAPQATYEALQEHFEPAEVANLTLAIAAINAWNRFGVGFAMVPA, translated from the coding sequence ATGCACAACCGTATCGAATGGGCCAAGCACGCCCCCGAGGCCTACAAGGCGATGGTCGGCCTGGAGCAGGCCCTGGCCAAGAGCGGCCTGGAGAATTCACTGCTGGAACTGGTACGCCTGCGGGCTTCGCAGATCAATGGCTGCGCCTATTGCGTCAACCTGCACAGCAACGATGCACGCAAGGCTGGTGAAACCGAAGCACGCCTGCAAACCTTGTGCGTCTGGCAGGAAACCGCCTACTTCACCCCCCGCGAACGTGCTGCGCTGGCCTGGGTCGAGAGCCTGACCCGGCTGCCCGAGCGCGGGGCACCGCAGGCGACATATGAAGCCTTGCAGGAGCACTTCGAGCCGGCCGAGGTGGCCAACCTGACCCTGGCGATTGCCGCCATCAATGCCTGGAACCGCTTCGGAGTCGGCTTTGCCATGGTGCCGGCCTGA
- a CDS encoding AraC family transcriptional regulator → MRDSDSVAVYFLNAMLHALRDCPAERDAQLRAVGIDPHLLEQPQARVPAKAFAQLWLALIQRLDDEFFRLDSHGMPQGSFALICRGLILEPNLEKALRQCMGGFGLFLRDLRGSLTVRGGRALISVQSSIADSLTRVYAEETYLVLMIGMLCWLAGRRIAIDRTELAVTRPAQEDDLLLWGPDLRLGSGRTEVEFDSAYLRLPVVQDLAALKTFLRSAPQGLVIRFRNQNGLVAEVYRHLRARCYGQWPTLTALAQQQGVSASTFRRQLEREGRSYQQIKDEVRRAMAFERLREGALSIAEIAEQTGFQEPSAFHRAFKKWTGQSPGSYRARLAGR, encoded by the coding sequence ATGCGCGATAGCGATTCGGTCGCCGTGTACTTTCTCAATGCCATGCTCCACGCCCTGCGCGACTGCCCTGCCGAACGCGATGCGCAGTTGCGTGCGGTGGGTATCGACCCGCACCTGCTGGAGCAACCCCAGGCCCGGGTGCCAGCCAAGGCCTTTGCCCAGCTATGGCTGGCGCTGATCCAGCGCCTGGACGACGAGTTCTTCCGCCTGGACAGCCACGGCATGCCGCAGGGCAGTTTCGCCCTGATCTGCCGGGGCCTGATCCTGGAGCCGAACCTGGAAAAGGCCTTGCGCCAGTGCATGGGTGGTTTTGGCCTGTTCCTGCGGGATCTACGCGGCAGCTTGACGGTGCGCGGCGGGCGGGCGCTGATCAGCGTGCAGTCGAGCATTGCCGACTCGCTGACCCGGGTGTATGCCGAGGAAACCTACCTAGTACTGATGATCGGCATGTTGTGCTGGCTAGCCGGGCGGCGGATCGCTATCGACCGCACCGAGCTGGCAGTGACGCGCCCGGCCCAGGAGGACGACCTATTGTTATGGGGGCCAGACCTGCGCCTGGGCAGCGGGCGCACCGAGGTGGAATTCGACAGCGCCTACCTGCGCCTGCCAGTGGTGCAGGACCTGGCGGCCCTGAAAACCTTCCTGCGCAGCGCGCCGCAAGGGCTGGTGATTCGCTTTCGTAACCAAAACGGGCTAGTCGCCGAGGTGTACCGGCACCTGCGTGCACGGTGCTATGGGCAGTGGCCGACATTAACGGCGCTGGCGCAGCAGCAGGGGGTCAGTGCCAGTACTTTTCGCCGGCAGCTGGAGCGGGAGGGGCGTTCGTACCAGCAAATCAAGGACGAAGTGCGCCGGGCAATGGCCTTTGAGCGGTTGCGCGAAGGGGCGTTGAGCATTGCCGAGATTGCCGAGCAGACGGGGTTTCAGGAGCCCAGTGCGTTTCACCGGGCGTTCAAGAAATGGACCGGGCAGAGCCCTGGGAGTTACCGGGCGCGATTGGCCGGGCGGTAA